A genomic stretch from Bosea sp. F3-2 includes:
- a CDS encoding alpha/beta hydrolase, translating into MNLTERPVTDNLFPGFRLLDVQTSSARIRVRTGGEGPPLLLLHGYPQTHVLWHKVAERLKGDFTLVCADLRGYGDSEKPATDAEHAPYSKRAMAQDMAEVMTVLGHERFFVGAHDRGARVTHRLALDHAERVIRLATLDIAPTREMYAHTTDAFARAYWHWFFLIQPAPFPERMIGADPEAYWRKKCGSGSAGMTPFAPEALAHYLRCFADPATIHGSCEDYRAAATIDIRHDDEDDGRKLAQPLLALWGANGIIGKCFDPLALWRERAQDVRGHALPGGHYLAEEVPDLVAAEFKAFFGAAS; encoded by the coding sequence ATGAACCTCACCGAACGTCCCGTCACGGACAATCTGTTCCCCGGTTTTCGCCTGCTCGACGTTCAGACGTCGAGTGCGCGCATCCGCGTGCGTACGGGCGGGGAGGGGCCGCCGCTCCTGCTGCTGCACGGCTACCCGCAGACCCATGTGCTCTGGCACAAGGTGGCGGAGCGCCTGAAGGGCGACTTCACCCTCGTCTGCGCCGACCTGCGCGGCTATGGCGACAGTGAGAAGCCGGCGACCGACGCCGAGCACGCCCCTTATTCCAAGCGCGCCATGGCGCAGGACATGGCTGAGGTGATGACGGTGCTCGGTCATGAGCGCTTCTTCGTCGGTGCCCATGATCGCGGGGCGCGGGTCACGCATCGCCTCGCGCTCGACCATGCCGAGCGCGTCATCCGCCTCGCCACGCTCGACATTGCGCCGACGCGCGAGATGTACGCCCACACCACGGACGCCTTCGCCCGCGCCTATTGGCACTGGTTCTTCCTGATCCAGCCCGCGCCCTTCCCGGAGCGGATGATCGGGGCGGACCCGGAAGCCTATTGGCGCAAGAAGTGCGGCTCGGGTTCGGCCGGAATGACGCCCTTCGCGCCGGAGGCGCTCGCCCACTATCTGCGCTGCTTCGCCGATCCGGCGACGATCCACGGCTCTTGTGAGGATTATCGCGCCGCCGCCACCATCGACATCCGCCATGACGATGAGGATGACGGCCGCAAGCTGGCACAGCCGCTGCTCGCGCTCTGGGGCGCCAACGGCATCATCGGGAAATGCTTCGACCCTCTGGCCTTGTGGCGCGAGCGTGCGCAGGATGTGCGTGGCCACGCCCTCCCGGGCGGGCATTACCTCGCGGAAGAGGTCCCCGACCTCGTCGCCGCGGAATTCAAGGCCTTCTTCGGAGCAGCATCATGA
- the pheT gene encoding phenylalanine--tRNA ligase subunit beta, giving the protein MKFTTSWLKEHLDTDASVAEIAETLTRIGLEVEAIEDRAAALSAFTIAYVIEAKQHPNADRLRVCMVDTGTGEPVQVVCGAPNARTGMKGVFSPPGSYIPGKKITLGKGVIRGIESNGMLVSEAELELSEDHDGIIELPADAPVGQSYATYAGLDDAVIEIAVTPNRADALGVAGIARDLAAAGLGKLKSHPVQPVRGSFPCPVKVTLDFTDEDRKLCPAFALRLVRGVKNGPSPDWLQARLRAVGLRPINALVDITNFMTLDRNRPLHVFDAAKVKGNLTVRRAKAGESILALDGKTYTLTDEQVVIADEHNVESLAGIMGGEASGSSETTTDVLIESALWDPLNIARSGRALGINSDARYRFERGVDPDFTRPGLDLATEMVIELCGGEASEIEFVGELPDSPGAIDFPWSEVKRLTGLDLPQVEMKLALTSLGFHVSGTGDRVKVAPPSWRADVGGKADLVEEIVRIAGLDRVASTPLPRIKGEVVKPVLTVLQKRTRIAKRTLASRGLVEAVTWSFISHDQAKLFGGGSPKLALANPIAADLSDMRPSLLPGLIQAAQANADRGFPDVALFEVGQVFKSDEPEGQLIAATGLRRGTARLDGVGRHWDGGAKAVDVFDAKADVLGLLSSLGIPTGGLQIVAGGPAWAHPGRSATLQFGPKGIVGAFGEVHPRILKALDVKGPLVAFEIHLDALPLPKYKPTKVKPKLALSDFQPVTRDFAFIVDKAVAAGDMAKTAQGADRALIANVGVFDLYEGQGVEADKKSVALAVTLQPTEKTLTEAEIEAVGAKIVAEIGKRYGATLRG; this is encoded by the coding sequence ATGAAATTCACGACTTCCTGGCTCAAAGAGCACCTCGACACCGACGCCTCCGTCGCCGAGATCGCCGAAACCCTGACCCGCATCGGCCTCGAGGTCGAGGCGATCGAGGATCGCGCCGCCGCGCTCTCGGCCTTCACCATCGCCTATGTCATCGAGGCGAAGCAGCACCCGAACGCGGATCGCCTGCGCGTTTGCATGGTCGACACCGGCACCGGCGAGCCCGTCCAGGTCGTCTGCGGCGCGCCCAACGCCCGCACCGGCATGAAGGGCGTGTTCTCGCCACCGGGCAGCTACATCCCCGGCAAGAAGATCACGCTGGGCAAGGGCGTGATCCGCGGCATCGAGTCGAACGGCATGCTGGTCTCGGAAGCCGAGCTCGAACTCTCCGAGGATCATGACGGTATCATCGAACTACCGGCCGACGCGCCGGTCGGCCAGTCCTACGCGACCTATGCCGGGCTCGATGACGCCGTGATCGAGATCGCGGTGACGCCGAACCGCGCCGATGCGCTCGGGGTCGCCGGCATCGCCCGCGATCTCGCGGCCGCCGGCCTCGGCAAACTCAAGTCGCACCCGGTCCAGCCGGTGCGCGGCTCTTTCCCGTGCCCGGTCAAGGTCACGCTCGACTTCACTGATGAGGACCGCAAGCTCTGCCCGGCCTTCGCGCTACGTCTCGTGCGCGGGGTCAAGAACGGCCCGTCGCCGGATTGGCTGCAGGCGCGGCTGCGCGCCGTTGGCCTGCGCCCGATCAATGCGCTCGTCGACATCACCAATTTCATGACGCTCGACCGTAACCGGCCGCTCCACGTGTTCGATGCAGCCAAGGTGAAGGGCAACCTCACTGTGCGTCGCGCCAAGGCGGGCGAGTCCATTCTCGCCCTCGACGGCAAGACCTATACGCTCACCGACGAGCAGGTCGTCATCGCCGACGAGCACAACGTCGAGTCGCTCGCCGGCATCATGGGCGGCGAGGCCTCGGGCAGCAGCGAAACGACCACCGACGTCCTGATCGAGAGCGCGCTCTGGGACCCGCTCAACATCGCTCGCTCAGGCCGCGCGCTCGGCATCAATTCCGATGCGCGCTATCGTTTCGAGCGCGGCGTCGACCCCGACTTCACCCGGCCGGGCCTCGATCTCGCCACGGAGATGGTCATTGAGCTCTGCGGCGGCGAGGCTTCGGAGATCGAGTTCGTCGGCGAGCTGCCGGATAGCCCCGGCGCGATCGACTTCCCCTGGTCCGAGGTCAAGCGCCTGACCGGGCTGGATCTGCCGCAGGTCGAGATGAAGCTGGCGCTGACCTCGCTCGGCTTCCATGTCTCGGGCACCGGCGACCGGGTCAAGGTTGCGCCGCCGTCCTGGCGTGCCGATGTCGGCGGCAAGGCCGATCTCGTCGAGGAGATCGTCCGGATCGCCGGTCTCGATCGCGTCGCCTCGACGCCGCTGCCGCGCATCAAGGGCGAGGTCGTCAAGCCGGTCCTCACCGTGCTGCAGAAGCGCACGCGGATCGCCAAGCGGACGCTTGCCAGCCGTGGGCTGGTTGAGGCCGTGACCTGGTCCTTCATCTCGCATGATCAGGCCAAGCTCTTCGGCGGCGGCTCGCCCAAGCTCGCGCTCGCCAACCCGATCGCCGCCGATCTCTCCGATATGCGGCCTTCGCTGCTGCCGGGCCTGATCCAGGCGGCGCAGGCTAATGCCGACCGCGGTTTCCCCGATGTCGCCCTGTTCGAGGTCGGTCAGGTCTTCAAGAGCGACGAGCCGGAAGGGCAGCTCATCGCTGCGACCGGGCTGCGCCGCGGCACCGCGCGCCTCGATGGCGTCGGCCGTCATTGGGATGGCGGCGCCAAGGCCGTCGACGTCTTTGACGCCAAGGCCGATGTCCTCGGCCTGCTCTCCAGCCTCGGCATCCCGACCGGTGGCTTGCAGATCGTTGCGGGCGGCCCGGCCTGGGCCCATCCCGGCCGCTCGGCCACGCTCCAGTTCGGCCCGAAGGGCATCGTCGGTGCCTTCGGCGAGGTCCATCCGCGCATCCTCAAGGCGCTCGACGTCAAGGGGCCGCTGGTCGCCTTCGAGATCCATCTCGATGCGCTGCCGCTGCCCAAGTACAAGCCGACCAAGGTCAAGCCGAAGCTCGCGCTCTCCGATTTCCAGCCGGTGACGCGCGACTTCGCTTTCATCGTCGACAAGGCCGTGGCGGCCGGTGACATGGCCAAGACCGCGCAGGGCGCCGATCGGGCTCTGATCGCGAATGTCGGCGTCTTCGATCTCTATGAGGGGCAGGGTGTCGAGGCCGACAAGAAGTCGGTCGCGCTCGCCGTGACGCTGCAGCCGACCGAAAAGACCCTGACCGAGGCGGAGATCGAGGCGGTCGGCGCGAAGATCGTCGCTGAGATCGGCAAGCGCTACGGCGCGACGCTCAGGGGCTGA
- a CDS encoding ceramide glucosyltransferase — protein MTPAGWAALFAGLLSATNLASQAIALWRLRRPMQRSALLDELPPVTIVRPVRGIEAFSRETAISGLELDYPRYSTIFCVADAHDPIIPLIEELIGIYGTEKVRLIVGDVAVSANPKLNNCVRGWEEATTDWVILADSNVLMPKDYIQRMLAAWQSDTGLVCSTPAGSRPQSFGAEVECAFLNAFQARWQYVSEALGLGFAQGKSMLWNKPFLDANGGIAALGQEIAEDAAATKLVRGAGRHVHLVGQPFEQPLGPRRLADAVQRQFRWARLRRVTFLPFFMLEILSTPFLAAVLAAFGASAVGKPFWAAPLSVLLLWYAGDIVLSAGVGWFLNWRAPIAMLARDIAFPGVWAYAFVGGEVSWRGNAMKIRTDGANELNDTTPTLSAANAKISD, from the coding sequence GGCGAGCCAGGCGATCGCGCTCTGGCGGCTGCGCCGGCCCATGCAGCGCTCCGCCTTGCTCGACGAACTGCCGCCGGTCACGATCGTCAGGCCGGTGCGCGGCATCGAGGCTTTCAGTCGCGAGACGGCGATCTCTGGGCTTGAACTCGACTATCCCCGCTACAGCACGATCTTCTGCGTCGCCGATGCCCACGACCCGATCATCCCGCTGATCGAGGAACTGATCGGCATCTACGGTACCGAGAAGGTCCGGCTGATCGTCGGCGACGTCGCCGTCAGCGCCAATCCCAAGCTCAACAACTGCGTCCGCGGCTGGGAGGAGGCGACGACCGATTGGGTCATCCTCGCCGATTCCAATGTTCTGATGCCGAAGGACTATATCCAGCGCATGCTCGCGGCCTGGCAGTCCGATACCGGCCTGGTCTGCTCGACGCCGGCCGGCTCCCGGCCCCAGAGCTTCGGCGCCGAGGTGGAATGCGCCTTCCTCAACGCCTTCCAGGCGCGCTGGCAATATGTCAGCGAGGCGCTGGGGCTCGGCTTCGCGCAGGGCAAGTCGATGCTCTGGAACAAGCCCTTCCTCGATGCGAATGGCGGCATCGCCGCGCTCGGGCAGGAGATCGCGGAGGATGCCGCCGCCACCAAGCTCGTGCGCGGGGCCGGCCGGCATGTCCATCTTGTCGGCCAGCCCTTCGAGCAGCCGCTCGGGCCGCGCCGCCTGGCGGATGCGGTGCAGCGCCAGTTCCGCTGGGCGCGGCTCAGGCGCGTCACCTTCCTGCCGTTCTTCATGCTGGAGATCCTCTCCACGCCGTTCCTTGCCGCCGTTCTGGCAGCTTTCGGCGCCTCGGCTGTGGGCAAGCCGTTCTGGGCGGCGCCGCTGTCGGTGCTGCTGCTCTGGTATGCCGGCGATATCGTTCTCTCTGCCGGCGTCGGCTGGTTCCTGAATTGGCGCGCGCCCATCGCCATGCTGGCGCGCGACATCGCCTTCCCCGGCGTCTGGGCCTATGCCTTCGTCGGTGGCGAGGTGAGCTGGCGCGGCAACGCGATGAAGATCCGCACTGACGGCGCCAACGAGCTCAACGATACGACCCCGACGCTTTCGGCGGCGAACGCGAAGATTTCCGACTGA